From the Sanguibacter sp. HDW7 genome, the window CGTCCCCGTACCTGCCGGTGACGCGTCGCTTCGTCAACCCCCTCTACGTGCGGCCCGAGGCCGTCGAGGAGGCCGCCTACCTCACCGCCGCCGACCGCTCGCTCGTCGAGTGGGCCGCCGAGGAGGCGCAGACGCTCAACGCGTCCTCCGGCCCCATCGACCGCGACGCCGCGTGGACGCACAAGCGCTCCGCGCTCGAGGTGATCTTCTCCGCGCCGCGCACCGCGATCCGCGAGGCGCAGCTCGCGGACTTCCGCGACCGCGAGGGCAAGGGACTCGAGGACTTCGCGCTGTGGTGCGCGATCAAGGAGCTTCACCCGACGGGCGCGTGGCCCGACGAGCTGTGGGACCACGCGAGCCCCGAGGTCGCGGAGCTGCGCATCGAGCTAGCCGACCGCGTCGACTTCTTCGTGTGGCTCCAGTGGGTCGCCGACTCCCAGCTCGCGGCCGCGCAGGCCGCCGCGAAGGCGGGCGGCATGTCGCTCGGCATCATGCACGACCTCGCGGTCGGCGTGCACCCCGAGGGCTCCGACGCCTGGTCGCTTCGCCACGCGCTCGCGACGGCCGCGTCGGTCGGTGCCCCGCCGGACATGTACAACCAGCAGGGCCAGGACTGGTCGCAGCCCCCGTGGCACCCCAAGGGCCTCGCGCGCGTCGGCTACCAGCCGTACCGCGAGATGCTCCGCACGGTCCTGCGTCATGCGGGCGCGATCCGCATCGACCACGTCATCGGGCTCTTCCGCCTGTGGTGGATCCCGGCGGGCTCGGGCGCCAAGGAGGGCGCGTACGTCCGTTACGACCACGACGCGATCATCGGCATCCTGTGCCTCGAGGCGCAGCGTGCGGGCGCCGTCGTCATCGGCGAGGACCTCGGCACCTTCGAGGGCTGGGTGCGCGACTACCTCACGGAGCGCGGCATCCTCGGCACGTCGATCCTCTGGTTCGAGAAGGACCACGACGGTCGTCCGCTCGCGCCCGAGCACTACCGCGCGATGAGCCTCACGTCCGTGACGACGCACGACCTTCCGCCCACGGCTGGCTACCTCGCCGGTGAGCACGTCGAGCTTCGCGAGAGCCTCGGTCTGCTCCAGGCTCCGGTCCAGGAGGTGCGCAACGAGGCGCGCGCCGAGCGTGACGACATGGTGCGTCTGCTCGCTGCGCGCGGTCTGCTCGGCGACGACCCGTCGGAGCGTGAGCTCGTCGAGGCGCTGCACCGTCTCATCAAGCTCACGCCGTCGAAGATCCTCGGGGTGTCGCTCGCGGACGCGGTCGGTGAGCGTCGGGCGCAGAACCAGCCGGGCACGGACCAGGAGTACCCCAACTGGAAGATCCCGCTGGGCGACCCCAACGGTGTGACCGTCCTGCTCGACGACCTCGTGACGAACCCCCGCCTGCGGTCGCTCGCGGCGGCGATGAACCAGCGCTGACCCCATCGCAGCGCTGTCCGACGGCCCGTCTCCTCCCGAGGAGGCGGGCCGTCCTGCACTCCGTGCGCTACCGTCCTCGCGCCACCCTCCTCGCCCGACGGATCGACGCCCTCAGACCGTTCAACGGGTGGATTCCATCAATCTGTACCCCAGGCCGCACCCCCCAAGTGGCTCGATAGCCGATCGAGCCATTTGGGGGTGCTGCCCGAGTGATTCGATAGCCGATCGAGCCACGTGAGGTGCACCGATCGACTATCGAGCCACCACGCGTGCCTGGATCGGTCATCGAGCTCAGGGGCGCGCTCCTCGATAGCGGATCCCGTCACGTGAGGTGCACGGATCGGCTACCGAGCCACCTCACGTGCCTGGATCGGTCACCGAGCTCAGGGGCGCGCTCCTCGATAGCGGATCCCGACACGTGAGGTGCACGGATCGGCTATCGAGCGCTGGGGGTGGTCCTGGGTGCAGTCCTCGATAGCGGATCTGGACGGATGAAGTGGTCCGATCGGCTATCGGACCCACGCGAGCGGCCCTCACCTCCTGACGGATTGACGCACTCCGACCATTCGATGGTGGTGCTCAGTCAATCCGTCGGGGGACGAGTGCACCGAACTGACGTATTGACGCTCTCCGACCGTTCGGCGGGAGGAATGCGTCAATCCGTGGGGACCTCGAGAGCACGGGGGAGCGATGCGAGCCAGGTGCGGACCTCGCGTGGGGAGCGGAGCCGGACGACGGGGGCGCCCGCGGCCTCGAGCTCGTCCCACCGACGACGGTTCCCCGCCCAGGTCTGCCACGACCACAGGACGATGTTGTCCTCGGGCCGACGCCTCACGAGGTTGGTGAGCGACTCGCGGTTGCCGTGCCACAGCGGGCGGCGGGTGAGTCCGCGCGCGAGCGTCCGCGTGACGACGCGTCGAGTGACGGTCCGTCGGGGCAGGTCGAGGCAGACGATCGTCTCGGCGCCGTCGAGGAGGTCGAGGACCTTCGACTGCCAGCTGCCGTCGACGACCCAGCCCGGCCCGGACTCGGCCGCCGCGAGCCGTGAACGGAGCAGGGAGCGGCCGGCCTCGGCATCCTTCTGCTGCCAGTCGACGTCCCAGAAAACCTCGTCGAGCTCGATCCGGACGAGGCCCGTCCGAGCGGCGACGGCCCGTGCGAGAGTCGTCTTGCCGGACCCCGACGTCCCGAGGATCCGGATGCGCCTCGGCGTCGGAGTGCGACGCAGGTCGCTGCACGTCCCGCCGGTGTCGTCGTCCACGCGCAGAATCCTCCCACGCCATGGCGTGCCCGACGGCCCCACGGCCCCGGCGGCCCAACGGCCCGACTGCTCGACGGCCCGACTGCCCGACGCGCATGCTCCCGACGGATTGACGCGCCGCGACCATTCGACGGGCGGAACGCGTCAATCCGTCGGGAACGGGGGAGAACACAGTGCGAGGGGACGGGGGAGACGGGAGCGGCCCCGCACCCGGTGGGGTGCGGGGCCGCTCCGGCGACGGGGACCGTCAGGCCTGGGCGTCGACCGCCTGGGCGGTGAGGGCACGCTCGATGCCCGCAAGGCCCTCGACGACGAAACGACGCAGCGCGGGCGGTGCGACCTTCGAGGAGCCCTCGGCGTGCGCGTCGAGCCACGTCTGCGTCGCGGCGCGCAGCGCCTCGTTCGCGAGGGGCGCCGGGTAGAGACCCTCGATGAGCTCCTCGCTCATGTGGTACGTCCGCGACTCCCAGATCGGGAAGAGCGCGTCGTGGTACGTCGCGATGAACGACTCGAGGATCGAGGCGTCGAGGACGTGGTTGAAGCCGAGAGCCGTCGCACGGATGATCGCGTTGGGCTTGTCGGCGTCGTCGACGATCGACGCCCAGGCCGCAGCCTTGGCCTCGACGGTCGGCAGGGCGGCACGGGCGTGCGCGGCCTGCTGGCGGCCCGACGCGGTGTCGTCGTCGACGAGCGCCGCATCGATCTGCGCGGCCGTCGCGCGACCGCCGGCGACGAGCGCGATGAGCAGCTCCCAGCGCAGGTCGGTGTCGATCGTCAGGCCCTCGAGCGTCTCGGAGCCGTCGCGCAGAGCGGCGACGGCGTCGAGCTGGGCGTCCGTGCGGGCGACCTGCGCGAGGAACTTCACGAACTGGAACTGCGCGTCGGAGCCTGCCTCGGCAGTGCGCGCCATGGCGAGCAGGCCGTCGCCGACGGCGACGAGGGTCGCCTCGCTCCGCTCGGGAGCGACGTACGACGACGCCGCGAGGAGGAGCTGGTTGAGCGTCGTGCGGATCGTCGTCGACTCGGTCTCGGCGGCGATGTTGTTGAGGACGAGGCGCACGAAGTCGCTCGCGGGCACCTCGCCGTCGCGCGTCGCGTCCCAGATGGAGCCCCACACGAGCGAGCGGGCGAGCGGGTCGGAGATGAGCGCGAGGTTCTCGATGGCCGCGGCGCGCGAGGCGTCGTCGAGCCGGATCTTCGCGTACGCGAGGTCGTCGTCGTTGAGGAGGACGAGGTCGGGGCGCGTCGTGCCGACGAGCTCGGGCACCTCGGTGCGCTCGCCGTCGACGTCGAGCTCGAGGCGGTGCGTGCGCACGAGGCCGTCGTCGGTGAGCGTGTAGTAGCCGACGGCGAGGCGGTGCGGGCGGATCGTCGGGTAGTCGGCGGGCGCGGACTGGAGGATCGCGAAGCCCGTGACGACGCCGGCGTCGTCGACCGTGATCTCGGGGCGGAGCGTGTTGACGCCTGCGGTCTCGAGCCACAGCGTCGACCAGCTCTTGAGGTCGCGGCCGGAGGCGGCCTCGAGCTCGACGAGGAGGTCGCTGAGCTCGGTGTTGCCCCACGCGTGCTTGCGGAAGTACTCGGCGACACCCTTGAGGAACGCCTCGAGGCCGACCCACGCGGCGAGCTGCTTGAGCACCGAGCCGCCCTTGGCGTACGTGATGCCGTCGAAGTTCACCTGGACGTCCTCGAGGTCGCGGATCTCCGCGACGATCGGGTGCGTCGAGGGCAGCTGGTCCTGGCGGTAGGCCCACGACTTCTCCATCGCGGCGAACGTCGTCCAGGCGCCCTTCCACTCGGTGGCCTCGGCGGTCGCGAGCGTCGAGGCCCACTCTGCGAAGGACTCGTTGAGCCACAGGTCGTTCCACCAGCGCATCGTCACGAGGTCGCCGAACCACATGTGGGCGAGCTCGTGGAGGATGGTGACGACGCGACGTTCCTTGATGGCGTCGGTGACCTTGGAGCGGAAGACGTAGGACTCGGTGAAGGTCACGCAGCCCGCGTTCTCCATGGCGCCCATGTTGTACTCGGGCACGAAGAGCTGGTCGTACTTGGTGAAGGGGTAGGGCTGCTCGAAGGACTTCTCGAAGAACTCGAAGCCGGCGCGCGTCGTGTCGAAGACGTAGTCGGCGTCCATGTGCTCGGCGAGAGAGGCGCGGCAGAAGACGCCGAGAGGAATGGTGCGGCCGTCGGCACTCGTGAGCTCGGAGCGCATGACGGCGTACGGGCCGGCGACGAGCGCGGTGATGTACGACGAGATGCGGGGCGTCGCGGGGAAGGCGTAGGTCGCGCTGCCGCCGGCGACGGTCGGCTCGGGCGTCGGCTCGTTCGAGACGACCTGCCAGGCCTCGGGGGCGGTGACGGTGAACGCGAACGTCGCCTTGAGGTCGGGCTGCTCGAAGACCGCGAAGACGCGGCGGGAGTCGGGGACCTCGAACTGCGTGTAGAGGTAGACCTCGCCGTCGACTGGGTCGACGAAGCGGTGGAGGCCCTCGCCCGTGTTCGTGTAGGCGCCGTCGGCGACGACGGTGAGCTCGTTGTCGGCCTCGAGGCCGTCGAGCGCGATGCGCGAGTCGGCGAAGACGACGGCCGGGTCGAGCTCACGACCGTTGAGCGTGACCGTGCGGACGGTCGGCGCGACGAGGTCGATGAAGGTCGACGCGCCGGGCGTCGCGGTGAAGCGGACGGTCGACGTCGACGCGAAGGTCGTCGGACCGGTCGTGAGGTCGAGCGTGATGTCGTACGACTGCGTCTGCACGACGCTCGCGCGCTCGATCGCCTCGGCGCGGGTGAGGTTCTGTCCGGGCACGTGCTGCTCCTCGGTAGTGCGGTGGCGCCCGGTCGGGGCGTCGATGCCGGGCGCTCTCGACGCCCGTCGTCGATCCTTTCACGAGCGTCCGACATCGAGGCAGCGCAATACGGGCGTAGCCGTTGACGTCGGGCGACGTGTCCGCGCAGGGCGCACTCCCCGGGCCACGGGAGTCTCCCGCAACTAGGGTGGGGGCATGCACGACGACAACGCGACGACCGTCGCTGACATGTGGTTCGACCCTGCCTGCCCGTGGGCCTGGATGACCTCGCGCTGGCTCACCGAGGTGCGGGAGCTGCGCGGCATCACGATCCGCTGGCACGTCATGAGCCTCTCCGTCCTCAACGAGGGCCGTGACCTCCCTGCGGAGTACCGCGAGATGCTCGACGCCTCGTGGGGCCCGGTCCGGGTGCTCGTCGCGGCCGCGCTGCGGCACGGCGACGACGTCCTCGGCCCGCTCTACACGGCGATCGGCACGAAGTTCCACGTCGACGGTGACAAGGACCGCCGCGCGGTCGTCGCGACGGCGCTCGCCGACGCGGGGCTCGACGCGGACCTGCTCGACGTCTGGGACACGACCGACGTCGACGACGCCCTGCGCGCCTC encodes:
- a CDS encoding toxin; translation: MDDDTGGTCSDLRRTPTPRRIRILGTSGSGKTTLARAVAARTGLVRIELDEVFWDVDWQQKDAEAGRSLLRSRLAAAESGPGWVVDGSWQSKVLDLLDGAETIVCLDLPRRTVTRRVVTRTLARGLTRRPLWHGNRESLTNLVRRRPEDNIVLWSWQTWAGNRRRWDELEAAGAPVVRLRSPREVRTWLASLPRALEVPTD
- a CDS encoding DsbA family protein; the encoded protein is MHDDNATTVADMWFDPACPWAWMTSRWLTEVRELRGITIRWHVMSLSVLNEGRDLPAEYREMLDASWGPVRVLVAAALRHGDDVLGPLYTAIGTKFHVDGDKDRRAVVATALADAGLDADLLDVWDTTDVDDALRASHQSALDLVGDEVGTPVVAIGGVGYFGPVVTPAPRGEDALRLWDGLVLMTQVPGFYELKRTRTSGPVLRPEEAQGADA
- the malQ gene encoding 4-alpha-glucanotransferase, coding for MDNAERSESLLRLASACGVGTEYWAFDGTERHVAAETLVKVLGALGIDASTPTRVELALLHVEDDAWREPLPPTVVAREGQAVTIPVHVPDGTSVSVWIDVDPEAGGGRREARQVDNWDAPRRVDGRMVGRASFEIPSDLPLGWHTLRSRADDGEHVATLIVTPQRLHLPNDLEHGRVWGLMSQMYSVRSSRSWGVGDFADLAETSWFAGRDLGANFMLINPVHAGEPSAPMTPSPYLPVTRRFVNPLYVRPEAVEEAAYLTAADRSLVEWAAEEAQTLNASSGPIDRDAAWTHKRSALEVIFSAPRTAIREAQLADFRDREGKGLEDFALWCAIKELHPTGAWPDELWDHASPEVAELRIELADRVDFFVWLQWVADSQLAAAQAAAKAGGMSLGIMHDLAVGVHPEGSDAWSLRHALATAASVGAPPDMYNQQGQDWSQPPWHPKGLARVGYQPYREMLRTVLRHAGAIRIDHVIGLFRLWWIPAGSGAKEGAYVRYDHDAIIGILCLEAQRAGAVVIGEDLGTFEGWVRDYLTERGILGTSILWFEKDHDGRPLAPEHYRAMSLTSVTTHDLPPTAGYLAGEHVELRESLGLLQAPVQEVRNEARAERDDMVRLLAARGLLGDDPSERELVEALHRLIKLTPSKILGVSLADAVGERRAQNQPGTDQEYPNWKIPLGDPNGVTVLLDDLVTNPRLRSLAAAMNQR
- the pepN gene encoding aminopeptidase N, with the translated sequence MPGQNLTRAEAIERASVVQTQSYDITLDLTTGPTTFASTSTVRFTATPGASTFIDLVAPTVRTVTLNGRELDPAVVFADSRIALDGLEADNELTVVADGAYTNTGEGLHRFVDPVDGEVYLYTQFEVPDSRRVFAVFEQPDLKATFAFTVTAPEAWQVVSNEPTPEPTVAGGSATYAFPATPRISSYITALVAGPYAVMRSELTSADGRTIPLGVFCRASLAEHMDADYVFDTTRAGFEFFEKSFEQPYPFTKYDQLFVPEYNMGAMENAGCVTFTESYVFRSKVTDAIKERRVVTILHELAHMWFGDLVTMRWWNDLWLNESFAEWASTLATAEATEWKGAWTTFAAMEKSWAYRQDQLPSTHPIVAEIRDLEDVQVNFDGITYAKGGSVLKQLAAWVGLEAFLKGVAEYFRKHAWGNTELSDLLVELEAASGRDLKSWSTLWLETAGVNTLRPEITVDDAGVVTGFAILQSAPADYPTIRPHRLAVGYYTLTDDGLVRTHRLELDVDGERTEVPELVGTTRPDLVLLNDDDLAYAKIRLDDASRAAAIENLALISDPLARSLVWGSIWDATRDGEVPASDFVRLVLNNIAAETESTTIRTTLNQLLLAASSYVAPERSEATLVAVGDGLLAMARTAEAGSDAQFQFVKFLAQVARTDAQLDAVAALRDGSETLEGLTIDTDLRWELLIALVAGGRATAAQIDAALVDDDTASGRQQAAHARAALPTVEAKAAAWASIVDDADKPNAIIRATALGFNHVLDASILESFIATYHDALFPIWESRTYHMSEELIEGLYPAPLANEALRAATQTWLDAHAEGSSKVAPPALRRFVVEGLAGIERALTAQAVDAQA